The following proteins are co-located in the Candidatus Cloacimonadaceae bacterium genome:
- the metK gene encoding methionine adenosyltransferase, whose translation MTALHANMPCDKNEYVFTSESVSEGHPDKVCDQISDAILDAYLKEDPLSKVACETLATKNRIVLAGEISTRGKVEIEPIVRNVIKNIGYTDPNQGFDFNCQIDSYLHAQELALEKNHGAGDQGLMFGYACNQTRHLMPVPIAMAHLLLQKLADARKRNLIEGLLPDAKSQVSFRYCGRRPSALETVVVSTHHQRKDKSQFKAMKDQIERLVILPTIEEMESDALTSFLAENYAVKINPLNEWVDGGPAADTGLTGRKIIVDTYGGWAQHGGGAFSGKDATKVDRSATYMARHIAKSVVASGLADECLIQFSFVIGESEPVSLMVDTYGSGVMTDIEIEKLVRRSFDLTVMGIIEYLDLRKPVYLSTAAYGHFGRDDVRLSWEDIKELK comes from the coding sequence ATGACAGCACTACATGCAAATATGCCGTGTGACAAGAACGAGTATGTATTCACTTCCGAATCCGTATCGGAGGGGCATCCGGACAAGGTCTGCGATCAGATCTCGGACGCGATTCTCGATGCTTACCTGAAAGAGGATCCTTTGTCCAAAGTGGCGTGCGAGACCCTTGCCACAAAGAATAGAATAGTCCTCGCCGGAGAGATTTCCACCCGCGGAAAGGTCGAGATCGAACCAATCGTCCGCAATGTGATCAAAAACATCGGCTACACAGACCCCAACCAGGGATTTGACTTCAACTGCCAGATCGATTCTTATCTGCATGCCCAGGAACTGGCGCTGGAAAAGAATCACGGTGCCGGAGACCAGGGATTGATGTTTGGCTATGCCTGCAACCAGACCAGACATCTGATGCCGGTGCCAATCGCGATGGCGCATCTGCTCCTGCAAAAACTTGCCGATGCCCGCAAACGGAACTTGATCGAGGGGCTGTTGCCCGATGCCAAATCCCAGGTGAGTTTCCGTTATTGCGGCAGACGCCCCTCCGCTTTGGAAACAGTGGTCGTTTCCACTCATCATCAACGAAAGGATAAAAGCCAATTCAAAGCGATGAAGGATCAGATCGAACGCCTGGTGATCCTTCCCACCATCGAAGAGATGGAAAGTGACGCCTTGACCAGTTTTTTAGCGGAAAACTATGCCGTGAAGATCAATCCGCTGAACGAATGGGTAGATGGCGGTCCTGCAGCGGACACCGGTCTCACCGGCAGAAAGATCATTGTGGATACCTATGGGGGCTGGGCACAGCACGGCGGCGGAGCTTTTTCAGGGAAAGATGCCACCAAGGTGGATCGCAGTGCTACCTATATGGCGCGCCACATCGCCAAAAGTGTTGTCGCTTCCGGTCTCGCGGATGAATGTTTGATCCAGTTCAGTTTCGTGATCGGCGAATCCGAGCCCGTTTCACTGATGGTGGATACCTACGGTTCCGGCGTGATGACTGATATCGAGATCGAGAAATTGGTGCGCCGCAGTTTTGACTTGACAGTAATGGGAATCATTGAATATCTTGATCTCAGAAAGCCGGTCTATTTATCTACCGCCGCTTATGGTCATTTCGGCAGAGACGACGTTCGCTTAAGCTGGGAAGATATCAAAGAACTAAAGTAA
- the lptC gene encoding LPS export ABC transporter periplasmic protein LptC, whose translation MKYHHISIILAVFALLGASCKKNVMDVSSPPLDRNLPDETSINVTITEFDSGNIDYILKAQKIDRFYDRRILNAYGALLTAFDAKTGSWSTMKADTTIVDDARNVIFANGNVFFSSANGSVAARRIVWDRNMDEITSPDMVTLVRAGSTMRGERLRTNSSISFAELDKVSAEGTFNESDFDW comes from the coding sequence ATGAAATATCACCACATTAGCATCATTCTGGCAGTTTTTGCGCTTCTCGGTGCAAGCTGCAAAAAAAACGTGATGGATGTGAGCTCTCCGCCGCTGGATCGCAATTTGCCGGATGAGACGAGCATCAACGTCACCATCACCGAATTTGATTCCGGTAATATCGATTATATTCTCAAAGCGCAGAAGATCGATCGTTTCTATGATCGGCGCATCCTCAACGCCTATGGCGCTCTGCTCACGGCTTTCGATGCCAAAACCGGATCCTGGAGCACGATGAAGGCGGATACGACGATCGTCGATGACGCCCGCAACGTCATCTTTGCCAACGGCAACGTCTTTTTCTCTTCGGCAAATGGCAGCGTCGCGGCGCGCAGAATCGTCTGGGACAGAAACATGGACGAGATTACCTCTCCGGATATGGTGACCCTGGTTCGCGCCGGCAGCACCATGCGCGGAGAAAGACTTCGCACCAATTCAAGCATCAGCTTTGCCGAACTGGATAAGGTTTCGGCGGAAGGCACATTCAATGAATCGGATTTCGATTGGTAG
- a CDS encoding HAD hydrolase family protein — MLSSKRMQKPYKTKLNWDKIKLMIFDCDGVLTDGRIIYDNNRLESKNFDAHDGMGFILLRQTEVMAAVITGRSSTLLEQRCADLKIKHLYQGVASKLTKTEELLKELGLCFENVLYMGDDWNDIPVMFKAAISVCPANAAPDIKGLSDYVTSHEGGRGAVRECIELVLINKRLIETAVTAYLDEISPH; from the coding sequence GTGCTGAGCTCTAAACGCATGCAAAAACCTTACAAGACAAAGCTGAACTGGGACAAGATCAAACTGATGATCTTCGATTGCGACGGAGTGCTCACCGACGGACGCATCATCTATGATAACAACCGGCTGGAAAGCAAAAACTTCGACGCCCATGACGGCATGGGCTTCATCCTTTTACGACAGACGGAGGTCATGGCGGCGGTGATTACGGGACGCAGTTCCACACTGTTAGAACAGCGCTGCGCGGATTTGAAGATCAAGCATCTCTATCAGGGTGTGGCAAGCAAACTTACCAAAACGGAAGAACTGCTCAAGGAGTTGGGGCTCTGCTTTGAAAATGTGCTCTATATGGGCGATGATTGGAATGACATCCCGGTGATGTTCAAAGCTGCTATTTCCGTCTGCCCGGCAAACGCGGCGCCCGATATCAAAGGGCTTTCAGACTACGTGACGTCTCACGAGGGCGGACGCGGTGCGGTGCGCGAATGCATTGAGCTGGTGTTGATCAACAAGCGTTTGATCGAAACTGCCGTGACGGCTTATCTTGATGAAATATCACCACATTAG
- a CDS encoding site-specific DNA-methyltransferase produces MNNLLIKSDNLTALKLLLSERNMAAKIDLVYIDPPFATGGNFTITNGRASTISNSKHGAVAYSDKLLGNDFLQFLRARFELLRDLLSPQGSIYVHIDYKIGHYVKILMDEVFGIAHFRNDISRIKCNPKNFKRIAYGNVKDMILFYSKSASPIWNEPKTKYTDQDIKVLFPKVDSAGRRYTTVPIHAPGETLNGNSNKQFKGLKPPQGRHWRTDVDTLDKWDREGLIEWSSNGNPRKKIFAEEQEGKRVQDVWEFKDPQYPDYPTEKNADMLDLIIKTSSNENSIVLDCFCGSGTTLVASQKNNRQWIGIDQSDMAIQATRKKLASMDLDLFCSIANYEYVELDTFEIKALDDNSILTMDAANNLVNHNITTAVK; encoded by the coding sequence ATGAACAATCTACTGATCAAATCGGACAATCTAACCGCTCTGAAATTACTGCTGAGCGAGAGAAACATGGCTGCCAAGATAGACCTTGTTTACATAGACCCACCTTTTGCTACAGGTGGCAATTTCACCATCACGAATGGAAGGGCTTCAACCATCAGCAATTCTAAACATGGGGCAGTAGCCTATAGCGACAAACTATTGGGCAATGACTTTCTGCAATTCCTTCGGGCTCGATTTGAGCTATTGCGTGATCTCTTGTCTCCCCAGGGGTCCATCTATGTGCATATAGATTACAAAATTGGCCACTATGTAAAAATTCTTATGGACGAAGTATTTGGGATCGCACACTTCAGAAACGATATCAGCAGAATCAAATGCAATCCCAAGAATTTTAAACGTATAGCCTATGGCAACGTGAAGGACATGATTTTGTTCTACAGTAAATCTGCATCTCCAATATGGAATGAACCTAAGACAAAATATACTGATCAAGATATCAAGGTTCTATTTCCCAAGGTAGATTCCGCAGGTAGAAGATATACTACAGTGCCAATTCATGCTCCAGGAGAAACGCTAAACGGTAATTCCAATAAGCAATTCAAAGGCTTGAAACCACCGCAGGGCAGGCACTGGAGAACTGATGTGGATACCCTTGATAAGTGGGACAGAGAAGGGCTGATTGAATGGTCGAGCAATGGTAATCCGCGTAAGAAGATATTTGCAGAAGAGCAGGAAGGAAAAAGGGTTCAGGATGTGTGGGAATTCAAAGACCCCCAGTATCCGGATTATCCCACTGAGAAGAATGCTGATATGCTGGATTTGATTATTAAAACATCCTCAAATGAAAACAGTATTGTGCTGGATTGTTTTTGCGGTTCCGGCACTACTCTTGTTGCATCTCAAAAAAACAACCGACAATGGATAGGTATTGATCAATCTGATATGGCAATCCAAGCAACCCGCAAAAAACTCGCATCAATGGATTTAGACCTGTTTTGCTCAATAGCTAACTACGAATATGTAGAGTTAGATACATTTGAGATCAAAGCCTTAGATGATAACTCTATCCTTACAATGGATGCTGCCAACAATTTAGTAAATCACAACATCACAACGGCGGTCAAGTAG
- the kdsA gene encoding 3-deoxy-8-phosphooctulonate synthase, giving the protein MSLFKKLSHASPFFLIAGPCVIEEMDTMFRIAEHLVNLARKSGIELIFKSSYKKANRSSGDSYSGPGMEAGLKLLAKLKAEFGFPLLTDVHECAEVKAAAEVCEILQIPAFLSRQTDLIQAAAMTKRIINIKKGQFMAPEDMRSAALKANAVGNEDILLTERGSSFGYHNLVVDFRGFAIMREFGLPIVYDVTHSLQRPSLGTSSGGNPEYAMMMAQAAIATGKVTGLFVETHIDPAKAKSDAATMLPLAQMERLIINCKKIGNTVEELGAEL; this is encoded by the coding sequence ATGAGTTTATTCAAAAAGCTGAGCCATGCCTCGCCCTTCTTTCTGATCGCGGGACCCTGCGTGATCGAAGAAATGGACACGATGTTTCGCATCGCGGAACACCTCGTCAATCTGGCGCGCAAGAGCGGCATCGAATTGATCTTCAAATCCTCCTACAAAAAAGCCAACCGTAGCAGCGGAGATTCCTATTCCGGACCAGGTATGGAAGCAGGACTAAAGCTGCTGGCGAAGCTCAAGGCAGAGTTTGGCTTTCCGCTCTTGACGGACGTGCATGAATGCGCGGAAGTCAAAGCCGCCGCGGAAGTTTGCGAGATTCTACAAATTCCCGCGTTCCTATCCCGCCAGACGGATCTGATCCAAGCTGCGGCAATGACCAAACGCATCATCAACATCAAAAAAGGACAGTTTATGGCGCCCGAGGATATGCGCTCCGCGGCGCTCAAGGCAAACGCTGTGGGCAACGAAGATATCCTGCTCACGGAGCGGGGTTCCAGCTTTGGCTATCACAATCTGGTGGTGGATTTTCGCGGCTTTGCCATCATGCGGGAATTTGGCTTGCCGATCGTCTATGACGTCACCCATTCTCTGCAAAGACCCAGCCTGGGAACCAGCTCCGGCGGCAATCCCGAATATGCGATGATGATGGCACAGGCGGCAATCGCCACCGGGAAAGTGACCGGACTCTTTGTGGAGACTCATATTGATCCGGCGAAAGCGAAAAGCGACGCCGCGACCATGCTGCCCCTGGCACAAATGGAAAGATTGATCATAAACTGCAAAAAAATCGGAAACACCGTGGAGGAACTTGGTGCTGAGCTCTAA